The genomic interval CCCCGTCCCACAGCAGATGCCCGAGCCCGACGATCCGGCCCGAAGCGGACCGCACGGCCAGGGTCTGCCCGAACCGCGGACTGAGCAGATGGTTCAGATAGCGGTCGGCGTCACCGACCGGCCCGTGGTACCGCAGGCCCAACGTCCGCGCCGAGCACCGCTCGTGCATCGCCACCGCGGCCTCCAGGTCCCCGGTGTCGGCCCGGCGCACGGTGATGTCGTGGCCCTCCGGCAGCGTCAGGACGTCCTGGCTGCGCGGCACCCGCGGACCGAGCCGGGCGTCCAGTTCGACCAGCGCCCGGGCGCGGGCGAACTCCGTCGGCGTGAACGGCAGATACGGCCGCTCCACGGTGATCACGCCGCCTTCGGGCGCCCGCAACCGCATCACGGTGTCCTCCAGGGCTCCTTCCACGGGCACTCCCTCCGGTCCTCGACCGCCTCCCACCGGAACGGCCGGCAGGGACCGGATCGTGCACCGGCCCAGCAACTGACGTAGTGCGAGCGGCAGTTCCGCCGCGTCCAGCGCGGTGCGGGTGGCGAGGCCCAGCACCCGGGTCGGGGCGTCCACCAGGTCGTGCGTGTCGGCCCGCTCGATCCAGGTGTCGGTGCCGCCGGCCCGCGCGACGGCCCGGGTGATCTCGGAGCCCTCCAGCGCGCCGGGGGCACGCAGCAGGAACTCGTCGACGGTGCCCGTGGCCAGCGGGTGGGTCTGCAGGCTGAGGATGTCGATGCGCTGCTCGGCGAGGACCGTGCACAGGGCGGCCAGCGAGCCCGGTGCGTCCTTCACCGTGGTGCGCATCCGCCACAGCGTGCTCTCCGCGGCCTCGGGGTCCGTGGTCCCCGACGGCTGGTCGCAGGGCCCGGCCCGCTCGCCCTCGGGCAGCGGCCGGGCGCCGGTATCGCCCGTCGGGGGCGCGTGGCCGTGGCGCCGTGCCCACCAGGTGTGGAATCCCGCCGTGGCGGCAAGCGCCACCGCCGAGATCACCAGCAGCGCGCTGCCGTCGGGGCCGTGTCCGATCAGGTTCGCCACGGTGTCGGCCACCGCGACGGCCGTGAACAGGGCGGCGAGTTCGATCACGTCGCGCCGCCAGTGGTGCACGGGGCGACCGTCTTTCGCACGGGTCACATCAGACATGTCTCGAGTCATGCAGCCACTGTGGAGGAACGGTGTTGCGTGATCACGAACGCATTGTGACTGGGCGGTAAAGTGTGGGTCCGTACGCTTTGTGCCCTTTTCAACCGTTCATGGGGCGCGCACCGGGGGATGACGCCGGTGCGCGCCCCGCTGTAGAGCCTACGGGAGTTACTGGCCCACCCGGCCCGGCTGGAGCACCTGGGTGAACAGCACCGTGCCGTCCTGCTCGCGCAGACGCACCGTCAGCTCGCCGCTGTGGCCGTCGATGTCGACCTCGCCGAAGAACTGGTAGCCGCCCGCGGGCGAGACGTTCGCGGCGGTCGGCGCCTTCACGAACACCCGCTCCGGACCGAAGGTGCCGTCGAGCGCGCTGGCCGGGAAGGCACCCGCGTTCAGCGGACCCGACACGAACTCCCAGAACGGCTCGAAGTCGGTGAACGCGGCCCGCGACGGCTGGTAGTGCTGGGCCGAGGTGTGGTGGACGTCAGCCGTCAGCCACACCGTGCCGGTGATCCGCCGGTGCTTGACGTACCGCAGCAGTTCGGCGATCTGCAGCTCCCGTCCGAGCGAGGCGCCAGGGTCGCCCTGTGCCACCGCCTCGATGTTCGCCTTGCCCTCCGTGGTGTCGGGCACGACCAGGCCGAGCGGCATGTCGGAGGCGATCACCTTCCACACCGCCCGCGAGCGCGACAGCTCCCGCTTGAGCCACTCCAGCTGCTCCCGGCCGAGGATGCCCTGCGGGTCCACGGTCTGGTCGTCGGGCGAGTTGGCGTTGCGGTACGTCCGCATGTCCAGCACGAACACGTCGAGCAGCGGCCCCTGCCGCAGCACCCGGTACACCCGGCCGTCCCGCGCCCCCGGCCGCAGGGTGGAGACCGGGAAGTACTCGCTGAACGCGCGCCGCGCCCGGCCCGCGAGCACGTCGACGCTCTTCTCGGTGTAGCGGGTGTCGGAGTCCAGGATCTTCTGGCCCGGGTACCAGTTGTTGCGCACCTCGTGGTCGTCCCACTGGATGATCGACGGGACCTGGGCGTTGAAGGCTTTCAGGTGGTGGTCGAGCAGGTTGTAGCGGAAGTTGCCGCGGAACTCGGCCAGGGTCTCGGCGACCTTGGACTTCTCCTCCGTGGTGATGTTCCGCCAGGTGCTGCCGTCGGGCAGGGCGGCGGTCGCCGAGATCGGGCCGTCGGCGTAGATGTTGTCGCCGCTGCACAGGAAGAAGTCCGGGTCCAGCTTGGCCATCGCCTGGTAGATCGTGTAGCCGCCGAAGTCGGGGTTGATGCCCCAGCCCTGCCCTGCGAGGTCGCCGGACCACAGGAACCGCACCCCGTCACGGCGCTTGTGGGACACCGTGCGGAAGGTGCCGGCGACCGGCTCGCCGGTGCGGCGCGGATCGTCCGGGTCGGCCAGCAGGACGCGGTAGTGGATCTGCTCGCCCGAGGGCAGTCCGCGCAGCCGGGTCGTCCCCGTGAAGTCGGTGTCCGCGCCGAGCATCGGGCCGTGCCATCTGCGCGGGTTGCGGAACGACTCGGTCGCGGACGTCTCCACGATCATCCGGGCCGGACGGTCGGAACGCACCCACACCAGACCGGAGTCGCAGGTCACGTCTCCCGTCTGCACCCCCCAGCCCGCCCCGGGGCGTCCGGAGAGGGCGAAGGCCGGCGCGCCTGCGGAGACCGCGGGAAGCGTGAGGGCCGCCGACGCGGCCAGGGAGCCGCGCAGCACGCTGCGGCGGCCGGGGAACGGACGGTGGGACATGAATGCGCCTCCAGGGACGGGATCCGGCCAGTGTGTGATGCCACACCTACTGGGGCGCCGCAGCGCACACGGAAACCGCGGGTGAACAACCGGCCGCGGGAACAAGGGAACCCGTGTGCCCGAACAGCGCGGCTCAGCCGCGGGCGGCCTCGGCCATCAGCCGTACGCCCTCCCGGATCCGCGTCGGGGACAGGTGC from Streptomyces sp. CC0208 carries:
- a CDS encoding GNAT family N-acetyltransferase, whose amino-acid sequence is MHHWRRDVIELAALFTAVAVADTVANLIGHGPDGSALLVISAVALAATAGFHTWWARRHGHAPPTGDTGARPLPEGERAGPCDQPSGTTDPEAAESTLWRMRTTVKDAPGSLAALCTVLAEQRIDILSLQTHPLATGTVDEFLLRAPGALEGSEITRAVARAGGTDTWIERADTHDLVDAPTRVLGLATRTALDAAELPLALRQLLGRCTIRSLPAVPVGGGRGPEGVPVEGALEDTVMRLRAPEGGVITVERPYLPFTPTEFARARALVELDARLGPRVPRSQDVLTLPEGHDITVRRADTGDLEAAVAMHERCSARTLGLRYHGPVGDADRYLNHLLSPRFGQTLAVRSASGRIVGLGHLLWDGDETEVALLVEDAWQRRGIGGELLERLVALAAEAGCASVYAVTQSSNTGMVAAMRGLGLPLDYQIEEGTLVITARIAPQPEPERAVGVTRTEAP
- a CDS encoding alkaline phosphatase D family protein; its protein translation is MSHRPFPGRRSVLRGSLAASAALTLPAVSAGAPAFALSGRPGAGWGVQTGDVTCDSGLVWVRSDRPARMIVETSATESFRNPRRWHGPMLGADTDFTGTTRLRGLPSGEQIHYRVLLADPDDPRRTGEPVAGTFRTVSHKRRDGVRFLWSGDLAGQGWGINPDFGGYTIYQAMAKLDPDFFLCSGDNIYADGPISATAALPDGSTWRNITTEEKSKVAETLAEFRGNFRYNLLDHHLKAFNAQVPSIIQWDDHEVRNNWYPGQKILDSDTRYTEKSVDVLAGRARRAFSEYFPVSTLRPGARDGRVYRVLRQGPLLDVFVLDMRTYRNANSPDDQTVDPQGILGREQLEWLKRELSRSRAVWKVIASDMPLGLVVPDTTEGKANIEAVAQGDPGASLGRELQIAELLRYVKHRRITGTVWLTADVHHTSAQHYQPSRAAFTDFEPFWEFVSGPLNAGAFPASALDGTFGPERVFVKAPTAANVSPAGGYQFFGEVDIDGHSGELTVRLREQDGTVLFTQVLQPGRVGQ